From the Bdellovibrio reynosensis genome, one window contains:
- a CDS encoding tetratricopeptide repeat protein, which produces MKQLRLLAATVLLSVPMSAFAKNSALSKASPAKDLQQEALLVELTGKDFTKENDINLYAEMVSAYQNDDEIGFKSRLQSLLSRFPQSSYADNALFLAGRMAVDHNNYAEAVKYFTEIEKKYSSSNKVVAAKFAKAMTYKKMNLPNFAMNTLKEVRAKYPGSPESFRADAELKLMK; this is translated from the coding sequence ATGAAGCAACTTAGACTATTAGCAGCAACGGTACTTTTAAGTGTCCCCATGAGCGCGTTCGCAAAAAATTCGGCGCTGTCCAAAGCCTCTCCTGCAAAGGATCTTCAGCAAGAAGCACTACTGGTAGAGCTTACTGGCAAAGACTTTACTAAAGAAAATGACATCAACTTATATGCTGAAATGGTAAGCGCTTATCAGAATGACGATGAAATAGGCTTCAAGAGCCGTTTACAAAGTTTACTAAGTCGCTTCCCGCAAAGTTCCTACGCTGACAATGCGCTTTTTTTAGCGGGCAGAATGGCTGTGGATCACAACAATTATGCTGAAGCCGTGAAGTACTTTACAGAGATTGAAAAGAAATATTCCAGCAGCAACAAAGTGGTCGCAGCGAAATTCGCAAAGGCCATGACTTACAAAAAAATGAATCTTCCAAATTTTGCGATGAACACACTTAAAGAAGTTCGCGCGAAATATCCAGGCAGCCCGGAATCTTTCCGCGCTGATGCTGAATTAAAATTGATGAAATAG
- a CDS encoding LysM peptidoglycan-binding domain-containing protein codes for MSKRLSMILAVMICLQMAQVQKVQAQDAPPDATWETDPLDVIEPEQKNAPAEPSVPEFKEIDETGSASQPAEPVPPTEIDAPAAEPTEVATPEAVPAPVETAVETAAQGDSPDFSKESEFHRIYKSYNEQPTSQEAWEQVAGPRASETYLVQKGDTLSGISTTFFGDYTYWPKVWSLNNPQILNPHEIEPGMMVQFFPGSMDDAPTMAVAEADAAAVNEPQEKEKAKKADKNEVNVGALPKGKKRAPLLKKLPPSLPQYRLGAVNEPLPTLEVELAKTQFPTALEYLEYFIADAPVEGVGVVTATELDTKTAGDYQHVYVRLPNNAGKEFVVQKNLAEVKDPETKKRKGFMIELQGEIEVIEPVNEQKNLYRALVKKTIQPVAVGSVLIPGRLPMIDPTIGSLTTGVGAKIMGGQFEAKRSLFGSHSFVFLDSGSSQGIQEGMALPVFADERVRNKKNDAVINDRVIGAAKVVRVAPNFATAYIVKATDDILLGDYVGKPTARVALEPEVIEAPKKEDDDFEKDFEDAPQEEAPSDSGEEDLDLEIE; via the coding sequence ATGAGTAAAAGACTTTCGATGATTTTAGCGGTGATGATTTGTTTGCAAATGGCGCAAGTACAAAAAGTACAGGCGCAGGATGCTCCACCGGATGCAACCTGGGAAACAGATCCCTTAGATGTGATTGAGCCTGAACAGAAAAATGCACCCGCAGAGCCTTCTGTACCCGAGTTTAAAGAAATCGATGAAACGGGAAGCGCTTCGCAACCTGCAGAGCCCGTTCCGCCAACTGAAATCGATGCGCCAGCTGCAGAGCCAACGGAAGTCGCCACACCAGAAGCGGTTCCAGCGCCCGTTGAAACTGCGGTTGAAACAGCAGCGCAAGGGGATTCCCCTGACTTTTCAAAAGAATCTGAATTTCACCGCATCTATAAGTCCTACAACGAACAGCCGACTTCCCAAGAAGCGTGGGAACAAGTGGCAGGTCCAAGAGCATCAGAAACTTATCTAGTGCAAAAAGGGGATACTTTGTCGGGTATCTCTACAACCTTTTTTGGTGATTACACCTATTGGCCGAAAGTGTGGTCGTTGAATAATCCGCAAATTTTAAATCCCCATGAAATCGAACCTGGCATGATGGTTCAATTCTTCCCTGGCAGCATGGATGATGCGCCGACGATGGCTGTGGCGGAAGCGGATGCAGCGGCCGTAAACGAGCCTCAGGAAAAAGAAAAAGCAAAAAAAGCTGATAAGAATGAAGTGAATGTCGGGGCTTTACCAAAAGGTAAAAAAAGAGCTCCGTTACTTAAGAAACTTCCGCCAAGTTTGCCGCAATACCGTTTGGGCGCAGTGAATGAACCTTTGCCAACTTTAGAAGTAGAATTAGCTAAAACCCAATTCCCAACAGCTTTAGAATATCTGGAATACTTTATCGCTGATGCCCCGGTCGAGGGTGTGGGTGTGGTCACAGCGACAGAGCTTGATACTAAGACCGCTGGAGACTATCAGCATGTCTATGTTCGCTTGCCAAATAATGCGGGCAAAGAATTTGTCGTGCAAAAAAATCTTGCGGAAGTAAAAGACCCTGAAACAAAAAAGCGCAAAGGCTTTATGATAGAGCTGCAAGGTGAAATTGAAGTCATTGAGCCCGTCAATGAGCAAAAGAATTTGTACCGCGCTTTAGTCAAAAAAACGATTCAACCCGTTGCCGTAGGCTCTGTGCTTATTCCTGGTCGACTTCCGATGATTGATCCAACTATTGGCAGCCTGACAACAGGTGTGGGCGCAAAAATCATGGGCGGGCAGTTTGAAGCCAAACGCAGTCTTTTTGGTTCCCACAGCTTTGTATTCTTAGATTCAGGAAGCAGCCAAGGAATTCAAGAAGGCATGGCTCTTCCAGTTTTTGCGGATGAAAGAGTTCGCAATAAGAAAAACGATGCGGTTATTAATGATCGCGTGATCGGTGCGGCAAAAGTGGTCCGCGTGGCTCCGAACTTCGCAACGGCCTACATTGTGAAAGCCACTGATGATATTCTTTTAGGGGACTATGTCGGTAAACCTACGGCCCGAGTTGCCTTAGAGCCAGAGGTGATTGAGGCTCCGAAAAAAGAAGATGATGATTTTGAAAAGGATTTTGAGGACGCACCTCAAGAAGAGGCCCCGTCGGATTCCGGAGAAGAAGATCTGGATCTAGAAATAGAATAA